In Dyadobacter subterraneus, a single genomic region encodes these proteins:
- a CDS encoding TonB-dependent receptor: protein MDHRLEAIITNSFKLILYFINRKVLRKLFVLLIITVISAVDFTLSAQRITVSGKVSGSEGTAIPNAQIQIKSLKTGVVADSSGFYTLSVKPGKYSFEVSAVGFESQTETAKVSKELTLNFILKSLIRQLNAVDVKDKKNDVNGLRRLADVENMAIYAGKKNEVIVLDGVNANLATNNARQIYAKVPGVNIVENDSYGIQLGVATRGLNPNRTTEFNSRQNGYDISADPIGYPESYYTPPTEAISRIEIVRGAASLQYGTQFGGLLNFQFKKGNPDKKFELDTRQTVGTYGLFNSFNAIGGQVGKLNYYGFYQHKQGNGWRDNTNFNLNTGYAAVSWDLTPKLKIGGEITMMDYLMQQPGGLTDAEFEENPRTSYRNGNWFKAKWNIPAVHLDYQLGEKTKINLRTYGLVAQRGSIGNIINPLRDKTDTTARRQLSYDHYNNWGSEFRFLHRYKIAGKVSSFLAGARYFQGNTQKKQGSGFEGKDANFNFPNPDKVDEFDYTFPSHNAAFFVENVIWLNEKWSVTPGFRMEYINTNSRGYSVSDVTNEIVQGREKKNRSFPLFGIGVNHAITTKSEIYFNISQNYSPVNYSDIQVRTPNFQVDPNLKDVTGFNADLGFRGQYKNWLNFDLSAYYLDYNNRIGIIRIASDDGLEVIRYRTNVGRSRSRGVEAFGEINFFRLLGKPESTGDLSFFASVAYTDAAYTKAINPLLNTLIVGRQVEFAPKLITRAGITFRKNRFGTTLQMAYTSQQFTDAYNSSHTADGLVGEIPAYKLVDWTANYQLKNVNFSLSVNNVLNEKYFTRRALGFPGPGIIPSDGRTAYLTVGFKI, encoded by the coding sequence ATGGATCACAGACTGGAAGCCATAATCACAAATTCATTCAAATTGATTTTATATTTTATCAATAGAAAAGTGTTAAGAAAATTATTCGTTTTGTTAATTATTACCGTCATTTCTGCTGTGGATTTTACACTTTCAGCTCAGCGTATTACGGTTTCAGGAAAGGTTTCCGGCTCAGAAGGAACAGCCATACCTAATGCGCAGATACAAATTAAAAGTTTGAAAACAGGTGTGGTAGCAGATTCCTCAGGTTTTTATACTTTGTCAGTCAAACCCGGAAAATATTCTTTTGAGGTATCAGCTGTCGGCTTTGAATCTCAAACGGAAACTGCAAAAGTTTCGAAAGAACTGACACTGAATTTTATATTGAAATCCTTAATCCGCCAGCTTAATGCGGTTGATGTAAAAGATAAAAAAAATGATGTCAATGGTTTGAGACGACTTGCGGATGTCGAAAATATGGCAATTTATGCCGGCAAAAAAAATGAAGTGATCGTTCTGGATGGTGTTAATGCCAATTTGGCGACTAACAATGCACGCCAGATATATGCCAAAGTTCCCGGTGTAAATATTGTCGAAAACGATTCTTATGGTATTCAGCTTGGCGTTGCCACACGTGGTTTGAACCCGAACCGGACAACTGAATTTAATTCTCGTCAAAACGGCTATGATATTTCTGCTGACCCCATTGGTTACCCTGAAAGTTACTACACGCCGCCAACGGAAGCAATTAGCCGGATTGAGATTGTACGGGGCGCTGCATCTTTGCAGTATGGAACCCAGTTTGGTGGATTGCTGAATTTTCAGTTTAAAAAGGGAAATCCTGATAAAAAGTTTGAACTGGATACCCGGCAAACGGTGGGTACCTATGGACTTTTCAATTCTTTCAACGCTATCGGCGGTCAGGTTGGAAAATTAAATTATTACGGGTTTTATCAACATAAACAAGGCAACGGCTGGCGGGATAATACCAATTTCAATTTGAACACAGGTTATGCGGCAGTGAGTTGGGATCTTACGCCAAAGCTGAAAATTGGCGGAGAAATAACCATGATGGATTATCTGATGCAACAGCCGGGAGGGTTAACAGACGCTGAATTTGAAGAAAATCCAAGAACCAGTTATAGAAACGGAAACTGGTTTAAGGCTAAATGGAATATTCCCGCCGTGCATCTGGATTATCAGCTTGGCGAAAAAACAAAAATTAATCTGAGAACTTATGGTTTGGTTGCCCAACGCGGCTCCATCGGAAATATCATAAATCCATTACGTGACAAAACAGATACAACAGCTCGCCGTCAACTTTCTTACGATCATTACAACAACTGGGGTTCGGAATTCCGGTTTTTACATCGTTACAAAATAGCTGGAAAAGTTTCCTCATTTCTGGCCGGAGCGCGTTATTTTCAGGGAAATACACAGAAAAAACAAGGATCGGGTTTTGAAGGAAAAGATGCTAATTTCAATTTCCCGAATCCAGATAAGGTTGATGAATTTGATTATACTTTTCCCTCTCACAATGCCGCCTTTTTTGTTGAAAACGTAATTTGGCTGAACGAAAAATGGAGTGTTACGCCAGGTTTCCGGATGGAATATATCAATACGAATTCAAGAGGATACAGCGTTTCTGATGTTACCAATGAAATAGTGCAAGGCAGGGAAAAGAAAAACCGTTCGTTTCCTTTGTTCGGTATTGGTGTTAATCACGCGATCACGACGAAATCAGAAATCTATTTCAATATTTCACAAAATTATAGTCCGGTTAACTATTCTGATATTCAGGTTCGTACACCTAATTTTCAGGTTGATCCAAATCTGAAAGATGTGACCGGATTTAACGCGGATCTTGGGTTCAGAGGTCAATATAAAAACTGGCTTAATTTTGATTTAAGTGCTTATTATCTTGATTATAACAACCGGATCGGAATTATCAGAATTGCCAGCGATGATGGTTTGGAAGTAATCCGTTATCGTACCAATGTGGGCCGTTCCAGAAGCCGTGGTGTGGAAGCTTTTGGAGAAATTAATTTTTTCAGATTGCTTGGTAAACCGGAATCTACCGGAGATTTGTCGTTTTTTGCCAGCGTTGCCTATACTGACGCAGCTTACACAAAAGCCATTAATCCATTATTGAATACGCTTATTGTGGGTCGTCAGGTTGAATTTGCACCCAAATTGATCACAAGAGCAGGTATTACTTTCCGGAAAAACCGCTTTGGAACAACACTCCAAATGGCCTATACCAGCCAGCAATTTACGGATGCATACAATTCCTCACATACAGCGGATGGTTTGGTCGGAGAAATTCCGGCTTATAAACTTGTCGACTGGACAGCGAATTATCAATTGAAAAATGTCAATTTCAGTCTGAGCGTGAATAATGTTCTGAACGAAAAATACTTTACACGCAGAGCCTTAGGATTTCCCGGACCAGGTATTATTCCAAGTGACGGGAGAACTGCTTATTTAACCGTTGGGTTTAAAATTTAA
- a CDS encoding HTTM domain-containing protein, with product MISVNKLIRKAKEFAGSESLAFFRIVFGLLLFVSEVRFIWKGWITDFYITPQFFFPFYGFEWVRPLPDPYMHWVFYALVLLSLLITFGLFYRVSIITFFLGFTYVELLDKSVYLNHYYQVSLLALLMCFLPMNGSFSLDNYFFRSSRLDKIPYWMIWVLRVQVGIVYFFGGIAKLRYDWLFEAQPLRIWLSANQNFPLIGSLLIETWVAFLLSWFAMFFDLSAPFFLSFKRTRIYMYAVIVIFHLLTHFLFYIGMFPWMMIFTALIFFPSKTHRKILHFLFGRWRRLSAVIPSSNKRYSLTFAFLLLFFLFQLFMPFRSRLYGGNVLWHEQGFRFSWNIMLMEKNASLEYEVKVKETGKQFTVRPNKYLTRIQARQCSFQPDMILQFAHMLHQYYLDSGVGDTEIRAICYASVNGHGSNLLINPDVDLIKERDSFEPKKWITDWKP from the coding sequence ATGATTTCTGTTAACAAACTAATTCGAAAGGCGAAGGAATTTGCTGGGAGTGAGTCGCTCGCTTTCTTTCGGATTGTTTTTGGGCTATTGCTTTTTGTTTCGGAAGTCAGGTTTATCTGGAAGGGATGGATTACGGACTTTTATATTACGCCGCAGTTTTTCTTCCCTTTTTATGGATTTGAATGGGTGCGTCCGCTGCCGGATCCTTACATGCATTGGGTCTTTTATGCACTTGTTCTGCTTTCGCTGTTAATCACTTTTGGGCTGTTTTACAGGGTTTCGATCATTACCTTTTTTCTCGGTTTTACATATGTTGAACTGCTTGATAAAAGTGTTTATCTGAACCATTATTATCAGGTAAGTTTGTTGGCACTGCTTATGTGTTTTTTGCCAATGAACGGTTCTTTTTCGCTTGACAACTATTTTTTCAGATCCAGTCGTTTAGACAAAATTCCTTACTGGATGATCTGGGTTTTGCGTGTTCAGGTTGGGATTGTTTACTTTTTTGGTGGTATCGCCAAACTTCGCTACGACTGGCTTTTTGAGGCACAACCGTTGCGGATCTGGTTATCTGCCAATCAGAATTTTCCTCTCATTGGCTCTTTATTGATCGAAACCTGGGTTGCCTTTTTACTTAGCTGGTTTGCTATGTTTTTTGATCTGAGTGCACCATTTTTTCTTAGTTTCAAGAGGACAAGAATTTATATGTATGCCGTCATCGTGATCTTTCATTTACTGACGCATTTTTTGTTTTACATTGGTATGTTCCCATGGATGATGATTTTTACGGCACTCATTTTCTTCCCATCCAAAACACATCGGAAGATTTTGCATTTTTTATTTGGAAGATGGAGACGACTTTCGGCTGTAATTCCTTCTTCAAACAAAAGGTATTCATTAACCTTTGCTTTCTTGTTGCTGTTTTTTCTCTTTCAACTTTTTATGCCGTTTCGCAGCCGGTTGTATGGTGGAAATGTGCTTTGGCATGAACAGGGATTCCGGTTTTCCTGGAATATTATGCTGATGGAAAAAAATGCTTCACTGGAATATGAGGTTAAAGTCAAGGAAACGGGCAAACAATTTACAGTCAGACCAAACAAATATTTAACCAGAATCCAGGCCCGGCAATGCAGTTTTCAGCCTGATATGATTTTGCAGTTTGCACATATGCTTCATCAATACTATCTGGATTCGGGTGTTGGAGATACAGAAATTAGAGCGATATGTTATGCATCAGTAAATGGCCATGGAAGTAATTTACTGATCAATCCTGACGTCGATTTAATCAAAGAGCGGGATAGCTTTGAGCCAAAAAAATGGATCACAGACTGGAAGCCATAA
- a CDS encoding imelysin family protein has protein sequence MFKKIFYFLSVAAIIVACSSKDSPDPSTSSDRVAMLTNLGKNVIVPSFEAFSTSSQSLAKAASDYAADTKSEAKLTALQTAWTATAASWKTASLFTQGPIEDDFLSSGIYFTTTNYTGIEKAITQTTATIDNAYIESLGATLKGIPAIEYLLFSTTGNAAVIGGYTGVNGAQRAAYLKALTVNLQNQAANVVTKWKSDGGNYVKTFIAADGSDINSSLGILSNKMIDLIYTIKDERIGAPLGKRTNGTPQPDLVDAKFSNASLTLMKAELQSLENAFTGKSLSGSDGSGIDDILDKANAMSGSVLLSKKIKDQFAVVKGKLDLITVPLSSAVTTQQAAVSALYDEVKRLQVMMEVDMINNLGVLLTFSDNDGD, from the coding sequence ATGTTTAAGAAAATATTTTATTTCCTGTCCGTAGCTGCCATTATTGTAGCCTGTTCATCCAAGGATAGTCCCGATCCTTCGACTTCTTCGGATCGTGTAGCGATGCTTACCAATCTGGGAAAAAATGTAATTGTGCCTTCCTTTGAAGCCTTTTCGACCAGTTCTCAAAGCCTGGCAAAAGCTGCAAGTGATTATGCTGCCGACACAAAAAGTGAGGCCAAGTTAACAGCACTTCAAACGGCATGGACTGCAACCGCGGCTTCCTGGAAAACAGCCTCATTATTTACCCAGGGACCCATTGAAGATGATTTCCTGTCCTCAGGGATTTATTTTACTACGACAAATTATACAGGAATTGAGAAAGCGATAACACAAACGACTGCGACGATTGATAATGCTTATATCGAAAGTCTTGGTGCAACTTTGAAAGGAATTCCGGCCATCGAATATTTGCTTTTCAGCACAACGGGAAATGCTGCCGTGATAGGAGGTTATACCGGCGTTAACGGTGCGCAAAGAGCTGCTTACTTGAAAGCCCTTACTGTTAATTTGCAAAATCAGGCAGCAAATGTTGTCACGAAATGGAAATCAGACGGCGGAAATTATGTGAAAACATTTATTGCTGCGGACGGAAGTGATATTAATTCTTCTCTTGGTATTCTTTCTAACAAAATGATCGACCTGATTTATACGATCAAAGATGAACGCATTGGCGCACCGCTTGGAAAAAGAACAAACGGAACACCGCAGCCGGATCTTGTGGATGCAAAATTCAGCAACGCTTCTTTAACTTTAATGAAAGCGGAATTGCAGTCACTGGAAAATGCTTTTACCGGAAAAAGTTTGAGCGGCAGTGATGGATCTGGAATTGACGATATTCTGGATAAAGCAAATGCTATGTCGGGAAGTGTGTTGTTAAGCAAAAAAATAAAAGATCAGTTTGCAGTAGTAAAAGGGAAACTGGATCTGATCACGGTTCCTTTAAGCAGTGCGGTAACGACACAGCAAGCTGCTGTAAGTGCTTTGTATGACGAGGTGAAAAGGTTGCAGGTAATGATGGAGGTGGATATGATCAACAATCTGGGCGTGTTGCTGACTTTCAGTGATAATGACGGGGACTAA
- a CDS encoding di-heme oxidoreductase family protein, with product MSAILRNLIVHSFWIFSITIFSQCSSPKVESEVETDVDEAYSGGKEGTVFDQTANAFGNSLINLNSDEVDQFVIGNSFNRNNWVTAPSSTSARDGLGPFFNATSCSACHFQDGKGTPLNADQTITQSLLFRLSIPGKGEHGEPLFDPNYGEQFNPRAIIGVEAEGDVSVTYQEMPGTYPDGTSYSLRKPTYIFSNLKYGPMSGTLISPRISTQMSGVGHLEAVTEATIQSFADPDDSNGDGISGRPNYVWDYKTRKKVMGRFGWKANQSTVEQQTASAFNGDLGVTSTLFITEGLTTAQKVKYGNLANGGSPEVEDNIFQDVVFYIKALAVPGRRSLTDQQVISGKALFIKANCSGCHIPKMTTGKSDSPSYLSAQTIRPYTDLLLHDMGDGLADSRPDFEATGTEWRTAPLWGIGLVQTVNKHTNFLHDGRARNEEEAILWHGGEAEKSKQAFMKFSKSDREAVLKFIDSL from the coding sequence GTGAGTGCAATACTCAGAAACTTGATTGTCCATTCATTTTGGATATTCAGTATTACCATTTTCAGTCAGTGCAGTTCTCCCAAAGTTGAATCCGAAGTCGAGACAGACGTGGATGAAGCTTACTCGGGTGGTAAGGAAGGGACTGTTTTTGACCAGACCGCCAATGCTTTTGGGAATTCCCTGATCAACCTTAACTCGGACGAAGTAGATCAGTTTGTAATCGGAAATTCATTCAATAGAAATAATTGGGTTACGGCTCCGTCCTCAACATCTGCAAGAGACGGGCTTGGACCATTTTTTAACGCCACGTCCTGTTCTGCCTGTCATTTTCAGGATGGTAAAGGAACACCTTTAAATGCAGATCAAACAATTACGCAATCTTTACTTTTCCGTTTGTCTATTCCTGGAAAAGGTGAACATGGTGAACCGCTTTTTGATCCGAATTATGGTGAACAGTTCAATCCCAGAGCAATTATCGGCGTTGAGGCTGAAGGCGATGTTTCCGTAACTTATCAGGAAATGCCTGGTACTTATCCTGACGGAACTTCTTATTCTCTTAGAAAACCAACCTATATTTTTTCAAATCTGAAATACGGACCGATGTCCGGTACTTTAATTTCGCCAAGAATTTCAACACAAATGTCTGGTGTTGGACATCTGGAAGCGGTTACCGAAGCAACCATTCAATCTTTTGCAGATCCAGATGATTCAAATGGCGACGGCATTTCCGGTCGACCTAATTATGTCTGGGATTATAAAACGCGGAAAAAAGTAATGGGGCGTTTTGGCTGGAAAGCAAATCAGTCAACGGTAGAACAACAAACTGCTTCTGCTTTTAACGGGGATTTGGGAGTAACATCTACCTTATTCATCACTGAAGGTTTGACAACAGCTCAAAAAGTAAAATATGGTAATTTAGCCAACGGCGGTTCGCCCGAAGTTGAGGATAATATATTTCAGGATGTTGTTTTTTATATCAAAGCGCTGGCCGTTCCGGGCAGAAGAAGTTTGACGGACCAACAGGTTATAAGCGGGAAAGCGCTTTTTATCAAAGCAAATTGTTCAGGTTGTCATATTCCAAAAATGACCACGGGGAAATCTGATTCTCCAAGTTATCTTTCCGCACAAACGATCCGGCCATATACTGATTTGCTATTGCATGATATGGGAGACGGTCTGGCTGATAGTCGTCCGGATTTTGAAGCAACAGGAACGGAATGGCGTACGGCTCCGCTTTGGGGAATTGGGCTGGTGCAAACGGTTAACAAGCATACCAATTTCCTGCATGACGGACGTGCCAGAAACGAAGAGGAGGCGATTTTATGGCATGGAGGAGAGGCAGAAAAGTCGAAGCAGGCTTTTATGAAATTCTCAAAATCCGACCGTGAAGCTGTGTTGAAATTTATTGATTCTTTATAG
- a CDS encoding imelysin family protein, producing MKRFIIPVILLGLMSGCSSSDDDAVDGVDPLRQQVVENYASLVLANYTDAITTAKALQTQVNAFLAAPTAKGLEDCKTAWLKSRIPYLQTEAFRFYDGPIDAAADNYEGLINAWPLDEAYIDYTDSLGTIIYGGVINDLKGYPSITEAVLLGDNEKNGETDVKVGYHAIEFLLWGQDLYADSPGKRPYTDYVTGGTGTNQARRGQYLKIVTDLLVKDLESVKAQWETTGAYRKDFTAAANVDQSLMNIFNGMGKLTKGELSGERMTVLLASKDQEDEHSCFSDNTKNDYIYDEAGIYNVYLGKYTRTDGTVLDGPGLNDLVLAKNASVNTTMIAKLDASVAAINAIPAPVDQSVTKSPDSFKAAITALRTQADQLSVAAQAIGINLTIPESN from the coding sequence ATGAAGAGGTTTATTATTCCGGTAATACTTTTAGGATTAATGTCAGGATGTAGTTCGTCGGATGACGATGCAGTTGATGGCGTTGATCCGTTACGTCAGCAGGTTGTTGAAAATTATGCAAGCCTTGTTCTTGCGAATTATACGGATGCCATTACCACTGCAAAAGCGTTACAAACCCAGGTAAATGCATTTCTTGCAGCGCCAACTGCAAAAGGATTGGAAGATTGCAAAACTGCCTGGTTGAAAAGTCGTATTCCCTACTTGCAAACCGAAGCATTCCGTTTTTACGACGGACCAATTGATGCCGCCGCTGATAATTATGAAGGTTTAATTAATGCATGGCCATTGGATGAAGCCTATATTGATTATACTGACAGCCTGGGTACTATTATCTATGGTGGTGTTATCAACGATCTAAAAGGTTATCCTTCCATTACGGAAGCCGTTCTTTTGGGAGATAATGAGAAGAATGGAGAAACCGATGTTAAGGTAGGTTACCACGCCATCGAATTTTTACTATGGGGACAGGATCTCTACGCAGATAGTCCTGGAAAACGTCCATACACTGATTACGTAACCGGTGGAACAGGTACCAACCAGGCAAGAAGAGGTCAATATCTTAAAATTGTAACTGATTTATTGGTAAAAGATCTTGAATCGGTAAAAGCACAGTGGGAAACTACCGGCGCATATCGCAAGGATTTTACAGCCGCTGCAAATGTGGATCAGTCGCTGATGAATATTTTTAATGGAATGGGAAAACTGACCAAAGGCGAACTTTCCGGAGAACGTATGACGGTTTTGCTTGCCTCGAAAGATCAGGAAGATGAACATTCCTGCTTTTCTGACAATACGAAAAACGATTACATTTATGATGAAGCTGGTATTTACAACGTCTATCTGGGGAAATATACCAGAACAGACGGAACCGTGCTTGACGGCCCAGGATTAAACGATCTTGTATTGGCAAAAAATGCATCTGTTAACACAACAATGATCGCCAAACTTGATGCTTCTGTTGCTGCAATCAACGCAATCCCTGCACCTGTTGATCAATCGGTAACCAAAAGTCCTGATTCATTTAAAGCCGCTATTACAGCATTGCGTACACAGGCAGATCAGTTATCTGTTGCTGCACAGGCAATTGGGATTAATTTAACTATTCCTGAAAGTAATTAA
- the gloA2 gene encoding SMU1112c/YaeR family gloxylase I-like metalloprotein, with the protein MLQLKGIHHIAIIASDYEKSKSFYTDVLGFTIDREVNRVERQSFKLDLSLNGQYLIELFSFPDPPKRPSRPEATGLRHLAFQVENIEEAIEELVKKDVHPEPIRIDEFTGKKFTFFADPDDLPIELYEV; encoded by the coding sequence ATGCTGCAACTGAAAGGAATTCATCATATTGCGATTATCGCTTCTGACTACGAAAAGTCAAAAAGCTTTTACACCGATGTTTTAGGTTTTACTATTGACCGTGAAGTTAACCGTGTGGAAAGACAATCTTTCAAACTTGATTTATCTTTAAATGGTCAATATTTAATCGAATTATTTTCATTCCCCGATCCACCTAAACGACCATCCAGACCGGAAGCGACTGGCTTGCGGCATCTGGCATTTCAGGTTGAAAATATTGAAGAAGCCATTGAAGAACTTGTAAAAAAAGATGTCCATCCGGAACCCATTCGTATTGATGAGTTCACGGGCAAAAAATTCACCTTTTTTGCTGATCCCGACGATCTGCCGATAGAACTCTACGAAGTTTAG
- the aqpZ gene encoding aquaporin Z: MKKYAAEFIGTFWLVLGGCGSAALAAAFPHVGIGLLGVSFAFGLTVLTIAYSLGHISGAHLNPAVSVGLWIGGRFSSRDLLPYIVAQILGGLAAAAVLSFIITGNGSAIGDFAANGYGEHSPGKYSMVAALVTEIVMTFMFLIIILGATDKKASGGFAGLAIGLALTLIHLISIPVTNTSVNPARSISQAIFVGGWATEQLWLFIVAPVVGAALAGIVYKFLSSED; the protein is encoded by the coding sequence ATGAAAAAGTACGCAGCAGAATTTATCGGGACATTTTGGTTGGTTTTAGGCGGTTGCGGAAGTGCGGCGCTGGCGGCGGCATTTCCACATGTCGGAATTGGATTGCTTGGTGTTTCCTTTGCTTTTGGATTAACGGTATTGACCATTGCTTATTCCCTTGGGCACATTTCCGGTGCACATCTTAATCCGGCAGTTTCTGTAGGCCTCTGGATCGGCGGCAGATTTTCCAGCAGAGATTTATTGCCGTACATCGTCGCGCAAATCCTTGGCGGACTTGCAGCTGCGGCGGTATTGTCTTTCATCATAACCGGAAATGGAAGTGCGATCGGAGATTTTGCGGCAAACGGTTACGGCGAACATTCTCCCGGCAAATACAGCATGGTGGCAGCCCTGGTAACGGAGATCGTTATGACATTTATGTTCCTGATTATTATTCTTGGAGCAACGGATAAAAAAGCTTCGGGCGGATTTGCAGGTCTTGCTATTGGTTTGGCTTTAACATTGATTCACCTGATCAGTATTCCGGTTACCAATACTTCGGTGAATCCGGCAAGAAGTATCAGTCAGGCAATATTTGTAGGCGGATGGGCAACAGAACAACTTTGGTTATTTATTGTAGCACCGGTGGTTGGTGCAGCATTGGCAGGAATTGTGTACAAATTCCTTTCGAGCGAAGATTAA
- a CDS encoding peptidylprolyl isomerase — protein MFKYPIIISLLSAVIFNSCKTSAPKTQVVSETPALIQIGNEKFSANDFLDSYNKNKFASDSVKELSTEEYLPLYRDQKIKLLAAQSEGLDTTNDYKEEINSYYDQLAKNFLVDKALVEKLSTEAYARMKQEVKASHILIAVPEDASAKDTLDAYNAAIALRGRLEEGSDFGDMAAKFSKDPSAVHNKGDLGYFTVFQTVYPFETVAYTLPVGKTSQPVRSKTGYHIIKVNDRRASRGTVRIAHIMVKVDKKATEAQKATAKTKIDEAYKKLQNGQEWDAIAEAYSDDKQSSKNHGLLPPFGIGQMVPEVEETSFALTRLNSYAAPVLSSYGWHIIKLIEKKNLEPYSVLAPTLRQKVVTDSRGKILDQATAKRLRAKYAIQEFADKYALFNPLIDSTLILGSWDYMKAVSSDWASNVIFTIEKRPYDALSFLNYVKNQQKPRPKGSSPEVIFRHFYNDYLTDRLLAYEKEHLEESLPEFKSQITEIRQGVLLDQLMEENVLQRSLTDSAGQQAYYQKNMDHFRYPERAFGTIVTAPDTATLHAVKKSISKSPYLLERKANELIFKEGSSDLTQDQIDKLYDVYIILQKNPDYVVEIAGYRSSTEAETISSDRIRKAVQYLSSKNISIVRILEKDYGSFRQSAEIERNRRLSFQFYSQSKKDVEKVYNSVTPDAVIIQEGYFQKNNALLSQAKWETGEQTVTANGLTYWIEIQKIEPARVKTFGEARGSVINEYQKILEKQWLEKLQQKFPVKVNQQELEKIKR, from the coding sequence ATGTTTAAATACCCGATAATAATTTCTCTGCTTTCCGCGGTAATATTTAATTCCTGTAAGACCTCAGCTCCTAAAACCCAAGTAGTTTCTGAAACCCCTGCGCTCATACAAATTGGAAATGAAAAATTCAGTGCGAATGACTTTTTAGATTCTTATAACAAAAATAAATTTGCCTCAGACTCTGTAAAGGAACTCTCGACGGAAGAATATTTACCGCTTTACAGAGATCAGAAAATTAAATTGCTGGCCGCACAAAGCGAAGGACTGGATACCACGAATGATTATAAAGAAGAAATTAATTCCTACTACGATCAACTAGCCAAAAACTTTTTGGTTGATAAAGCACTGGTTGAAAAACTTTCAACTGAGGCCTATGCCAGAATGAAACAGGAAGTGAAAGCTTCTCATATTCTGATCGCGGTGCCGGAAGATGCTTCCGCAAAGGATACACTGGATGCATACAACGCAGCCATAGCATTACGCGGAAGACTGGAAGAAGGTTCTGATTTTGGAGATATGGCAGCAAAATTTTCCAAGGATCCATCAGCTGTTCATAACAAAGGCGATCTTGGTTATTTTACTGTTTTCCAAACTGTTTATCCATTTGAAACAGTTGCCTATACTTTGCCCGTTGGAAAAACATCTCAACCCGTACGCAGTAAAACCGGTTACCATATCATCAAAGTGAATGATCGCAGGGCCAGTCGTGGTACGGTGAGAATTGCCCACATTATGGTGAAGGTTGATAAAAAAGCAACCGAAGCGCAAAAGGCAACAGCGAAAACTAAAATTGACGAGGCTTACAAAAAACTTCAAAACGGCCAGGAATGGGATGCCATAGCAGAAGCTTATTCCGACGACAAACAATCCAGCAAAAATCATGGTTTGCTACCACCGTTTGGTATCGGCCAGATGGTTCCGGAAGTTGAAGAAACATCATTTGCACTGACCAGACTGAATTCTTATGCTGCACCCGTTCTTTCATCTTACGGCTGGCACATTATCAAACTGATTGAAAAGAAAAATCTGGAACCATACAGCGTTTTGGCTCCAACTTTGAGACAAAAAGTGGTAACGGATTCCCGTGGAAAAATTCTGGATCAGGCAACGGCAAAACGTCTTCGTGCCAAATATGCCATTCAGGAATTTGCTGATAAATATGCACTGTTTAATCCGCTAATCGACAGTACGCTGATTTTAGGTTCATGGGACTATATGAAAGCTGTTTCATCAGATTGGGCTTCCAACGTAATATTTACAATTGAAAAAAGACCATACGACGCGCTGTCTTTCCTAAATTATGTTAAAAATCAGCAGAAGCCCCGTCCGAAAGGCTCGTCACCGGAAGTAATTTTCAGACATTTTTACAATGATTATCTGACGGATCGTCTTCTCGCTTATGAAAAGGAGCATCTCGAAGAATCACTCCCGGAATTTAAAAGCCAGATCACAGAAATCCGACAAGGTGTTTTGCTGGATCAGTTGATGGAAGAAAATGTGTTACAGCGTTCTCTTACCGATTCTGCCGGACAGCAGGCCTATTATCAAAAAAATATGGATCATTTCCGTTATCCTGAACGTGCTTTTGGAACAATTGTAACAGCCCCGGATACTGCGACACTTCATGCAGTAAAAAAATCAATTTCAAAAAGTCCTTATTTACTGGAAAGAAAAGCAAACGAACTGATTTTCAAGGAAGGTTCAAGTGATCTTACTCAGGATCAGATTGATAAATTATATGATGTATATATCATCCTGCAAAAAAATCCGGATTATGTTGTTGAAATAGCTGGTTACCGTTCTTCGACGGAAGCTGAAACGATTTCTTCCGACAGAATCAGAAAGGCAGTTCAATATTTAAGTTCAAAAAATATATCCATTGTAAGAATTCTTGAAAAAGATTACGGATCTTTTCGTCAATCTGCCGAAATTGAGCGTAATAGAAGACTAAGTTTCCAGTTTTATAGTCAGTCCAAAAAAGATGTGGAGAAAGTCTATAATTCTGTAACACCGGATGCCGTTATAATCCAGGAAGGATATTTCCAGAAAAATAATGCTTTACTTAGTCAGGCAAAATGGGAAACCGGCGAACAAACCGTGACTGCCAATGGATTAACTTACTGGATTGAAATTCAGAAAATTGAACCGGCAAGAGTAAAAACATTTGGCGAAGCACGAGGAAGTGTGATCAATGAATATCAAAAAATACTGGAAAAACAGTGGCTTGAAAAGCTTCAACAAAAATTTCCGGTGAAAGTGAATCAACAAGAATTAGAAAAAATTAAGCGTTAA